The genomic interval TCTCGCCTGAAAACACTTTTAATAACTGTGCCGTTGTTGCGGTATGGAAATCACAGACTACACAGTTGATGCGCCTATATAGCTTACTCCACTGTTAATAAACTGTGCCATTATTGTGGCATGGAAATCACAGACTACACAGTTGATGCGCCTATATAGCTTACTACACTGTTGATAAACTGTGCCATTATTGTGGTATGGAAATCACAGACTTCACAGTTGATGCGCCTATATAGCTTACTACACTGTTGATAAACTGTGCCATTATTGTGGTATTTGGAAATCACAGACTACACAATTGATGTATCCATATGCTTTTTTGCGCGGACTCCCTGGTTCTACGGAGGGTGTGAGCTGTGAGGTTACCTGACACAACCTGCAGGGCTTTACAAGTCTGGTCAGTTTATGCAGCATAATTAAACAGCGTAGCATCCTGCTGAACCACCTCATCCCCGAATACAAATTCCTTTACAAGCTCGTAGTTACCGCCAGTGGCAGGCTTACGCAATAATGAAAAGCTTTTGCACTGAAAGCTGCGTACAAAAACCTGATTGTAAAAGTGATCATATACTTTATCGAATTCAGGTGTACTGATAGCTCTGGCGATGGTGATATGCGGCTTGAATGATCCTGGCTTTATATCAAACTCCTGGAGTATTCTCTTATGCAGCTCAGCAAGGGGCTTGGGATTAGCTACATTGATATAAATGGTACGTTTGTCAGGACCATGTTCAAAATGGTCAAACTTTGAGGTATATAAAGTGAAACCTGATTGCTTCTTTGCAATGTCATCCAGCAGATGGATGAAACCATCCTGGAATCTCTCGGGGAAAACAGACCTGAAAAGGCTGATATGCGCTTTTGAGAAGCGACTGCCATACATTCCCAATTCCTGGGCTACTAATTTCTTCAATGCTGTTACGTCATTGGTAATGTTAGTACCGGGACTTACTACCAACAAGTAATCATACAATGTTTCCTGTTCAAATGCAATGTTGTTATTTGTATGCATAACCAAGTAAGTTTTAAACTTAAGATGTACTGGTTATTTGAATATTGACAATACAAATATAGAGAAGATTTTCTGAAATACTAATTTTTTTAGCATTAAATACTAACTTTTTTTGCTCACTGGTATAGCAGGCTGAATTTGAACGAGATATATCTGCTTCCTCGTCGCTTTAAAACATAAACAAGGAGAAAACTCAAAAGTAAAAAAAGACACCGGGAGTCGCTTAATGACTAGCCTCACGCCTTCAGGTACCCAAATAAAAAGAGGATGTATCAGGTACTTATGATACATCCTCCTTATAACTATATTTTCTCTTACTAATTATCCGAGCTTCTGAATAATGGCAATGAAATCAGCAGCCACCAGAGAAGCGCCGCCAATCAGTCCACCATCCACATCGGGGCATGCGAAGAGTTCTTCTGCATTGGATGGTTTCGCGCTGCCACCGTATAGGATAGTAGTGCGTAATGCTGCTTCCCTGCCATATTTAGCAGCTATCTGTGCTCTGATGAAAGCGTGCATATCCTGTGCCTGTGCTGCGCTGGCTGTCAGGCCGGTGCCGATTGCCCAGATCGGCTCATAAGCGATCACTATATTCTTCAGCTGCTCTTCCGTTAAATGGAACAGGCTTTCTTCCAGCTGTTTTGCTACATATTCATTCTGTGTTTCTGCTTTTCTTATTTCCAGTGGTTCGCCGCAGCAGAAGATCGGTTTCAGACCATTGGCAAGTGCCAGATCTATCTTTCTAGCCAGGGTTGCATTGCTTTCCTGGAAATATTCTCTTCTTTCAGAGTGTCCCAATATTACATAGTCAACACCTACAGACTGTAACATCTCGGCAGATACTTCGCCGGTATAAGCGCCTGATTTTTCAGATGCGCTGTTCTGAGCTCCCAGGTAAAAACCAGGCGTATTTTTCAATAATGACTTTGCTTTCAAGAGATATGGGAACGGCGTGGCTAATACCACTTCCTGTCCATCCTTCAATCGCAGGCCAGCCTGCAAAATGTCATTGATCAGCTGTTCTGCCTGGCCCAGGGTCAGGTTCATTTTCCAGTTTCCAGCAACGATTTTTTTTCTCATGTCGATCGCTATATTGATTTTTAAAAAGTGTTAATCCTTTAAAATTGTGTAAAGCATTTCCAATACCTGCTTGTCTGCTTCCTCCATTTGCTTCCCTTTGAACTGCATCCACATACCGGCATCCCTCACTGCCTGTTCCAGACGGTAAGGCTCCAGTCCGGCTGCCCCACCCCAGGAAAATGAAGGGATGAACTTGGGAGGCAGGTTCCCTCCGAAAATATTACAGGATACCCCGATGACGGTTCCGGTATTCAGCATTGAACCAATACCACAGCGGCTATAATCGCCCATCAGCAAGCCGCATTTCAGTCCGGCCGGCTCGGCCCTGTTATAAGCCTCCATCCATACTTTCACCGTGCTGGCATTATTCTTCAGATTGGAACTGGTCGCATTTGCCCCAAGGTTGCACCATTCTCCGATCACAGCATCTCCCAGATATCCGTCATGCCCTTTATTGGAATGACCGAACATCACTACATTCTTGATCTCTCCCCCACCAACGCTTCCCGGCCCCAGGGTTGTTGCCCCGTATACCTTAGTTCCCATCTTCAGCACCGCTTTTTCCCCTAAGGCCAGCGCCCCCCTGATAAGACATCCTTCCATTATTTCTGCATTCCTGCCTATATAAATAGGCCCTGTGCCGGCATTAAGAATACTGTGTTCCACCACAGCGCCCTCTTCCAGGAAGATGCGTTCCGGAGCTGTCACCTTATTGGTATCACTAATGGGAGCAGATACTCTACCCTTTGTCAGCAGCTCAAAATCACTCCTGATGGCCTGATCATTCAGCAAAAAGAAGTCCCAGGGCATCCTGATCCGAGAAACCGCACCAAGATACTCTTTTCGTTCTAGAGGTGCTGCATCCGGATCGTTTCCGGGCCTGACATTTGCGATCAGCTCGTTGCCCTGATACAATCCCTGACCAGGTTGCAACTCATGAATAGCCTGCACCAGGGCTTTGTCCGGCAATATACTGCCGTCAATAAACACTGCCAGACTGGTCTCATCTTTCTTAAGGGGATATTTCTTTTGTAAGTAGGGAACGGTAAGATAGCTGATACCGGCATTCAGCCAGTATGCCCATTTTTCCCGGATGGTCAGTATACCTATGCGGCAGGCTGCGACCGGTCTTGTATGAGTGAAGGGATATAACAACTCTCGTGCGGGTGTGTCAAAAAGAATGTAATTCCGCTCCATAGGGGATAAAAATAAAAAATCCCACCGAAAATGCCGATGGGATTCTTGAAATTATTTTAAAGGCCTTATTAGGCTTTCTTAGCGTAACGCTTGTTGAATTTGTCGATACGACCTGCTGTATCCACCAATACGTTTTTCCCAGTATAGAAAGGGTGAGAAGTATTGGAAATTTCCAGTTTAATTAACGGATACTCGTTACCATCTTCCCATTTGATTGTTTCTTTGGAAGGAGCGGTAGAACGGCTTAAGAAAGTGTGTCCGTTAGACATATCTTTGAATATTACAAATCTGTAATTTTCTGGATGGATTCCCTGTTTCATCTGAATTTTAATTTTCTTTTTGTTACCAGATGCAACCCCGCATATTCATTCCTCTGATGCATGATGAATGCCATGCTTGGTTTCAACCAATATTATTAGACAGGGTGCAAAGGTAAAATAATATTTCAAAAACAACAACAAAAGACTAAATATTTTAGCTCTTCATGTTGATATACTGCAAAGGAATGCCTAAGTTCGCTTCTTTCGTTTTTTGTATAACCTCTTGTAAATCATCTATTTTCTTGCCAGTCACCCGCACAATGTCGTCCATAATGGCGGCCTGCACCTTGATGCCGGAGTCCTTTATCAGTTTTACAATTTTCTTGGCGTCCTCCTGTTTGATCCCGTTCCTTACCGGAATCTCCTTTTTTACCACCTTTCCGCTCTGATATGGTTCCTTGCTCAGGTCATAAATATTGGCATCGAGCCCCTGACGCATTGTACGGCTTATCAGTACGTCTATCACCTGTGTCAGCTTCATTTCGCTTTCCACTTCCACATTTAAGGCCAGGTCTTTTTTGTTCAATTCCATATTTACGTGGGAATCTTTAAAGTCGAACCTGTTGGTAATCTCCTTTTTTACGGTATTTACCGCATTATCAAGTGTCTGAGTATCTACTTTGCTAACAATATCAAAGGACGGCATGATAAAAATAGTTTTATATCGTTAATGGCTTAAGGGAGACAAATATAAACCAATACTGCGGAGTTATAAAAAAACCCCGGGACGATACCCGGGGTGTGTTAACGGAATGCCTTCCGGTAACCGGCTGCGTTGTATTCACAAGCAGCCAACAACTGTTTTTAGTCTATTTTAGAGATCTTCGCCATACCGGAAGAGGACTGATTAATAACCGGTGAGCCCTTGTAACGGACTTTACCCATTCCGGATACACTCAGATCAAGTTTTTTTGCAACGGCTACGTCCAGCTTGCCTGAACCGGAGATCGATATGTTAGCGTTGTCTGATTGCAGGTCCAGGGCCTCTACATCAGCAGAACCGGATATATCGTACCTGGTGGCCGGAATACTTCCTTTCAGGTTCAGATGGCTGGAGCCGGATACTTCCACACGCAGATCGTTGGCGTTCAGATCCAGTTCTGTATTGGTAGAACCACTGAACGAGAATTTCACATTTCCTCCATTAAGCTTGCTTTTACTGTAGAAACCTCCGCTTCCACTGGAAGACAGTTCTTCCAGCTGATCCAGCGTCACATATACATTAATGGTTTTTGACGGCTTGATATCGTATCCTTTTTTAGTGTAAATCTCGAGGTCATTACCGCTCACCTTGGTGATGATCAAAGGCAGCAGATTATCGTCTGCTTCAATTCTTATATCGTGTTTAGTACCTTGCGTGATGTATACATTGTATGAACCGGAAGTTCTGATACTTCTGAAAGGGCCTTCAGAGCGTGCTTCTTCTTTAATATTCCCGCTTCCTCTTACTTTTTCGTTATTACCAACAATGGTGAAAGCAGAGAATGTGATTACGGAAAAGAGCAATAGTACTGGCAGGAACCAGTTAAGACGTAACGTTTTCATAAATGAGAATTAGCGGTGAAAGTTTACTTTGTTTACCGGAGGATTTTTATTTATCAACAGCTTTCAGATCGATGTCGCTGTACACTCCATTCACACTCAGGGATGGGGACCTGTCGTCTGCATTGGAAGTAGAAGCTGTATATGTCAACTGCGAGTTTTTCTTGATGTTGGTAACATTTTTAAGGGACAGTTCTCCTGTGCTCACATCGCCACGGTTAAGCTGTACCTTTATATGCAGTCCCAGGCGCTGGGGCACCCCTACCTTTATATCTGTATAGGTCAGCTGGAACTCACCATTTTTAAATCCTGTACCTAATGTTCTGGCAGAGAAGTCACCGTACACCAGTTTAGAATTGATCTCTGTCTGTACTTCTGTGATACGGAAATCAGTATAAGTATTCTTGCCGGTAAAGGAACCTACTTTGTTTACAGTATATTCATCATAATTGCCGGAAGTATTCAGATTATTCACAGTACCCAGTGTATATTCACAATAATTTGACTTAGTCACGAGTGAAGTGATCGCATCACTCTTAAGATTGGAATAGTTAGCCCGGATCGTTACTGACTCTCCTTTTCCGATACGGCCACGATCGCAGTAATTCATACTGATATCAAGTGCTTTTTCGGCCTCTTTAATATCATAATTACAATAGTTCATGCTGATCGATGCCGGAAATGAAAGCACATCAGTGATGATATCTCCGAAGTTATTCTCCAGCGATAATTTGGCAAGTCTTTCAGGCACATATAACTCATAGTCTATGTTCACATAATCTTTGGAGTCTTTTTTACTCCAGGAAAACCACCTGTCGCGGGAAGACGAAGTATTGTATACAGTTCGCAGGCTTGCGTCGTTTCCGCTGTTGTTCATGGAAATATCAACCATATTAACAATCGAAGTAGCTTCCTCCACACTCTTGCCAAATCCGGTAATTGTAATTGTTGCCTTTACTTCATTCTTCTGCCATGTATGTACAACGATCTTACCGTACTTGTTAAAAATACCAAGGGTTGTATTAGGATTGGTACTGAATTCTTTTACAATTACTTTCTTGAATTCACTATCTCCTTTTGTACCATAAGTAAGTATAGGTAACAATAAAAATAACAGAATACTAAATTTCTCTTTCATAATCAGATTGCTTTTGGCTTACGGGCTGTTTTTCTCTCAGCTCTTCTAATATTTTATCCAGCAGGTCCAGTTTAAGTTGATAGTAGCGGACCATTGCTGCTTTAATTCTTTCGTTACCTGGATTCTGTATCAGTTCGGCTTCGAGTACCTGATACGTTTCATTGCGTAGTTCCAGTTCTTTACGGGCCATGCTATCCAGTCCCAACAATGCATCAGGATAGCTTTTAATAGTCTGCAGGCGCTGTTCGATCTGTGCTGTGTAATATGTTTTTGCCTCCTGCATTTCGGGCGAAACATTCATGAGATGTTGCGCTTTCTTCATCTGGATGAACTGGTAGATCATTACACTATTCACCATCAGCACCAGCACGGCCGCAGCCTTTAGCCAGTGACGGCCCATCAGTTGTATTACTTTCCTTTTTTTACCCGGGGCAAGTTGCTGTTCTAACTGCGCCCAGACTCCCGGAGGAGGTCCGGCCTCTTCAAAATTCTGACGGTGTTGCCTGACAAAATCTTCAAAACTACTTTCTGGCATCAGCGTATTACTTTTTTTTGTTTTATTATCTGCCTCACTTTATCCTTCGCACGCATGTACTGTGTTTTCACTGTTGACTCAGAAATATCCA from Chitinophaga filiformis carries:
- a CDS encoding type B 50S ribosomal protein L31, with translation MKQGIHPENYRFVIFKDMSNGHTFLSRSTAPSKETIKWEDGNEYPLIKLEISNTSHPFYTGKNVLVDTAGRIDKFNKRYAKKA
- a CDS encoding YajQ family cyclic di-GMP-binding protein, with protein sequence MPSFDIVSKVDTQTLDNAVNTVKKEITNRFDFKDSHVNMELNKKDLALNVEVESEMKLTQVIDVLISRTMRQGLDANIYDLSKEPYQSGKVVKKEIPVRNGIKQEDAKKIVKLIKDSGIKVQAAIMDDIVRVTGKKIDDLQEVIQKTKEANLGIPLQYINMKS
- a CDS encoding 2'-5' RNA ligase family protein; its protein translation is MHTNNNIAFEQETLYDYLLVVSPGTNITNDVTALKKLVAQELGMYGSRFSKAHISLFRSVFPERFQDGFIHLLDDIAKKQSGFTLYTSKFDHFEHGPDKRTIYINVANPKPLAELHKRILQEFDIKPGSFKPHITIARAISTPEFDKVYDHFYNQVFVRSFQCKSFSLLRKPATGGNYELVKEFVFGDEVVQQDATLFNYAA
- a CDS encoding head GIN domain-containing protein gives rise to the protein MKTLRLNWFLPVLLLFSVITFSAFTIVGNNEKVRGSGNIKEEARSEGPFRSIRTSGSYNVYITQGTKHDIRIEADDNLLPLIITKVSGNDLEIYTKKGYDIKPSKTINVYVTLDQLEELSSSGSGGFYSKSKLNGGNVKFSFSGSTNTELDLNANDLRVEVSGSSHLNLKGSIPATRYDISGSADVEALDLQSDNANISISGSGKLDVAVAKKLDLSVSGMGKVRYKGSPVINQSSSGMAKISKID
- the tpiA gene encoding triose-phosphate isomerase → MRKKIVAGNWKMNLTLGQAEQLINDILQAGLRLKDGQEVVLATPFPYLLKAKSLLKNTPGFYLGAQNSASEKSGAYTGEVSAEMLQSVGVDYVILGHSERREYFQESNATLARKIDLALANGLKPIFCCGEPLEIRKAETQNEYVAKQLEESLFHLTEEQLKNIVIAYEPIWAIGTGLTASAAQAQDMHAFIRAQIAAKYGREAALRTTILYGGSAKPSNAEELFACPDVDGGLIGGASLVAADFIAIIQKLG
- a CDS encoding putative sugar nucleotidyl transferase, translating into MERNYILFDTPARELLYPFTHTRPVAACRIGILTIREKWAYWLNAGISYLTVPYLQKKYPLKKDETSLAVFIDGSILPDKALVQAIHELQPGQGLYQGNELIANVRPGNDPDAAPLERKEYLGAVSRIRMPWDFFLLNDQAIRSDFELLTKGRVSAPISDTNKVTAPERIFLEEGAVVEHSILNAGTGPIYIGRNAEIMEGCLIRGALALGEKAVLKMGTKVYGATTLGPGSVGGGEIKNVVMFGHSNKGHDGYLGDAVIGEWCNLGANATSSNLKNNASTVKVWMEAYNRAEPAGLKCGLLMGDYSRCGIGSMLNTGTVIGVSCNIFGGNLPPKFIPSFSWGGAAGLEPYRLEQAVRDAGMWMQFKGKQMEEADKQVLEMLYTILKD